Proteins encoded in a region of the Methylobacterium radiotolerans JCM 2831 genome:
- a CDS encoding helix-turn-helix transcriptional regulator → MSEALEIAHGAFGRVALLDMDRSLVRHAHPHCHVLLKVEGDDTQFLVGDQVVALTDDQAVLINAWETHAYLHDPRRAKAMILALYIEPNWLGAFRRNWAASGAPGFFGQPSGAVTPTIHRLAHDLAAEMVYAPLSSHIQDELLSNLMVAVIERFTAWREEPLSLRAAARRNAGDWRIRRTIARVRAEPGAMLGTEALAREAGLSRAQFYRLFEQSTGAPPHVFLNAIRIEQAVEAIVSSEEPLTAIGMRLGFAAPAHFSRFFRDHVSVPPSIFRGIVRRGGQPTA, encoded by the coding sequence ATGTCCGAGGCTCTTGAGATCGCCCATGGCGCCTTCGGCCGCGTCGCGCTCCTCGACATGGACCGCAGCCTTGTCCGCCACGCGCACCCGCATTGCCACGTGCTCCTGAAGGTCGAGGGAGACGACACGCAGTTCCTCGTCGGTGATCAGGTTGTGGCGCTCACCGACGATCAGGCTGTCCTGATCAACGCCTGGGAGACCCACGCCTACCTGCACGATCCCCGGCGGGCCAAGGCGATGATCCTGGCCCTGTACATCGAGCCCAACTGGCTCGGCGCGTTCCGGCGGAATTGGGCTGCGAGCGGGGCGCCCGGTTTCTTCGGACAACCGTCGGGCGCCGTCACACCAACGATTCACCGGCTCGCCCACGACCTCGCCGCCGAGATGGTCTATGCACCGCTTTCCTCCCACATCCAGGACGAGTTACTGTCGAACCTGATGGTTGCCGTGATCGAGCGGTTCACGGCTTGGCGCGAGGAGCCCCTCTCCCTCCGTGCCGCCGCCCGGCGCAACGCTGGCGACTGGCGCATCCGACGCACCATCGCACGGGTGCGGGCAGAGCCAGGCGCCATGCTGGGCACCGAGGCGCTGGCACGCGAGGCGGGCCTCTCCCGCGCCCAGTTCTACCGCCTGTTCGAGCAATCCACCGGGGCCCCGCCCCATGTCTTCCTCAACGCGATCCGGATCGAACAGGCCGTCGAGGCCATCGTGAGCAGCGAGGAGCCCCTCACCGCGATCGGCATGCGCCTCGGCTTCGCCGCGCCCGCACATTTCTCGCGCTTCTTCCGGGACCACGTCAGCGTACCCCCGAGCATCTTCCGCGGTATCGTCCGGCGGGGCGGCCAGCCCACTGCCTGA
- a CDS encoding xanthine dehydrogenase family protein molybdopterin-binding subunit: MDPIERSGGGSGLGIVSTSYVGRSVERVEDAALLSGLGRYIDDLGMRPGTLHAAILRSPHAHADILGFDVQAAKALPGVTAVVTGRDLDAVTTGLVPALRAVVDARAIAVDRVRYVGEPVAIVVARDRYLAEDGCDLIEVQYRVRPAVVDPLAALAPDSEILHEGVGANCVSDRRFRYGDPEAAFAESPRSLSVTVRYPRNTGSPMETYGVVASYDPTDDSYDVLANFQGPFSIHAVVARALKVPGNRLRLRTPPDSGGSFGVKQGVAPYAVLIAATARLVGQPVKWIEDRLEHLSASVSATNRVTTLRAAFEADGRVTALDWDQIEDCGAYLRAPEPATLYRMHGNLTGAYAIRNVAVRNRVVLTNKTPTGLVRGFGGPQVYYPLERLMQRIALTLGLEPFAVIRRNLIPADAFPYRTATGALYDSGDYQRALDEAARDGGLDELKRRRDAARAEGRLYGIGLTAAVEPSVSNMGYITTVLTAEERAKAGPKNGAQSTATITLDPVGSVTVQVASVPQGQGHRTVLAQVVADVLGLPMEQVRVTADLDTAKDAWSIASGNYASRFAAAVAGVAHLAATRLRDRLARIAAAQLNLRPEDLVFAGGRIASRVNPDAGLPFARVAATSHWSPGLVPEELGAVIRETVFWTPPELTAPDAEDHINSSLCHGFIFDICGLEIDRVTGKIAIDRYVSMHDCGRILHPGMVEGQVRGGFAQALGAAVYEELAYGDDGAFLSGTFADYLLPTATEVPDLRILHVESPSPFTLLGAKGVGEGNCMSTPVCLANAVADALGLEAIDLPLTPAKLAALAAGGEERGPPSGHAAPKPAAKAGDRTLRGEGSAAVTAPPETVWAMLLDPDVLASVIPGSHGVRKLSDTRFQADVTLGVGPVKGRYKAEVILSDLDEPRAVTLTGTVTGGLGSGGGTGRLTLEPDGTGGTRIAYVYEAAVGGKVAAVGGRLLDGAARVIIGGFFTALARRAGGSGVRGRRLPAALRWLLARLGVSA; encoded by the coding sequence ATGGACCCCATCGAGAGGTCCGGCGGAGGAAGCGGCTTGGGCATCGTGTCAACGAGCTATGTCGGACGATCGGTCGAGCGCGTCGAGGACGCAGCCCTGCTCTCCGGGCTCGGGCGCTACATCGACGACCTCGGCATGCGGCCCGGCACGCTGCACGCGGCGATCCTGCGCTCGCCCCACGCCCATGCGGACATCCTTGGCTTCGATGTTCAGGCGGCCAAGGCGCTGCCCGGCGTCACCGCCGTGGTCACGGGCCGGGACCTCGACGCCGTCACGACCGGCCTCGTCCCGGCCTTGCGGGCGGTCGTCGATGCCCGCGCCATCGCGGTGGACCGGGTGCGTTATGTCGGCGAGCCCGTCGCCATCGTCGTCGCCCGAGACCGCTACCTCGCGGAGGACGGCTGCGACCTGATTGAGGTGCAGTACCGGGTGCGCCCCGCGGTGGTCGATCCGCTGGCGGCCCTCGCCCCCGACAGCGAGATCCTGCACGAGGGCGTCGGCGCCAATTGCGTCAGCGACCGACGCTTCCGCTACGGCGATCCCGAGGCGGCCTTCGCGGAGAGCCCGCGCAGCCTGTCCGTGACCGTGCGCTACCCGCGCAACACCGGCTCGCCGATGGAGACCTACGGCGTCGTCGCCTCCTACGATCCCACCGACGATTCCTACGACGTGCTCGCGAACTTCCAGGGGCCATTCAGCATCCATGCAGTGGTGGCCCGGGCGCTCAAGGTGCCGGGCAACCGCCTGCGCCTGCGCACGCCCCCCGATTCCGGCGGCAGCTTCGGGGTCAAGCAGGGCGTCGCGCCCTACGCCGTCCTGATCGCCGCCACGGCGCGCCTCGTGGGCCAGCCGGTGAAGTGGATCGAGGACCGGCTGGAGCACCTCTCGGCCTCCGTCTCCGCCACCAACCGGGTCACGACCCTCCGCGCCGCCTTCGAGGCGGACGGGCGCGTCACCGCCCTCGATTGGGACCAGATCGAGGATTGTGGCGCCTACCTGCGGGCGCCCGAACCCGCCACGCTCTACCGGATGCACGGCAACCTTACCGGCGCATACGCCATCCGCAATGTCGCCGTGCGCAACCGGGTGGTGCTGACCAACAAGACGCCGACCGGCCTCGTGCGCGGCTTCGGCGGGCCGCAGGTCTACTATCCGCTCGAACGGCTTATGCAGCGCATCGCGCTGACGCTGGGCCTAGAACCCTTCGCGGTGATCCGCCGGAATCTGATTCCGGCCGACGCCTTTCCCTATCGCACCGCGACCGGCGCCCTCTACGATTCCGGCGATTACCAGCGCGCCCTCGACGAAGCCGCCCGGGACGGCGGGCTCGATGAGCTGAAGCGGCGGCGGGACGCCGCCCGCGCCGAGGGCCGCCTCTATGGGATCGGCCTGACGGCGGCGGTCGAGCCCAGCGTCTCCAACATGGGCTACATCACCACCGTGCTGACGGCGGAGGAACGCGCCAAGGCGGGACCGAAGAACGGCGCGCAATCGACGGCCACCATCACCCTCGATCCCGTCGGCTCGGTGACGGTTCAGGTCGCCTCGGTGCCGCAAGGCCAGGGGCACCGGACGGTGCTGGCCCAGGTGGTGGCCGACGTGCTCGGCCTCCCGATGGAGCAGGTCCGCGTCACGGCCGACCTCGATACCGCCAAGGATGCGTGGTCGATCGCCTCCGGCAACTACGCGAGCCGCTTCGCCGCCGCCGTGGCGGGGGTCGCGCACCTCGCCGCCACCCGCCTGCGCGACAGGCTCGCGCGGATCGCGGCGGCGCAGCTGAACCTGCGCCCGGAGGATCTCGTCTTCGCGGGCGGGCGCATCGCCTCGCGGGTGAACCCGGATGCGGGTCTGCCCTTCGCGCGGGTCGCCGCCACGAGCCACTGGTCGCCCGGCCTCGTGCCCGAGGAGCTCGGCGCGGTGATCCGCGAGACGGTGTTCTGGACACCCCCGGAGCTGACGGCGCCGGACGCGGAGGACCACATCAACTCCTCCCTGTGCCACGGCTTCATCTTCGACATCTGCGGTTTGGAGATCGACCGGGTCACCGGCAAGATCGCCATCGACCGCTACGTCTCGATGCACGATTGCGGGCGCATCCTGCACCCCGGCATGGTCGAGGGGCAGGTGCGCGGCGGCTTCGCGCAGGCGCTCGGCGCGGCGGTCTACGAGGAACTCGCCTACGGCGACGACGGCGCCTTCCTGTCCGGCACCTTCGCTGACTACCTGCTGCCCACCGCGACCGAGGTGCCGGACCTGCGCATCCTGCACGTCGAGAGCCCGTCTCCCTTCACGCTGCTCGGCGCGAAGGGGGTCGGTGAGGGCAACTGCATGTCGACGCCGGTCTGCCTCGCCAACGCGGTGGCCGACGCCCTGGGCCTGGAAGCCATCGACCTGCCCCTGACGCCCGCCAAGCTCGCGGCCCTCGCGGCGGGCGGGGAGGAGCGGGGGCCCCCCTCCGGCCACGCCGCCCCGAAGCCCGCCGCCAAGGCGGGCGACCGCACCCTGCGCGGGGAGGGCTCGGCCGCCGTCACGGCTCCGCCGGAGACGGTGTGGGCGATGCTCCTCGACCCCGACGTGCTCGCCTCCGTCATCCCCGGTTCGCATGGGGTGCGGAAGCTCTCCGACACGCGGTTCCAGGCCGACGTCACGCTCGGCGTCGGCCCGGTGAAGGGCCGCTACAAGGCCGAGGTGATCCTCTCCGACCTCGACGAGCCCCGGGCGGTGACGCTCACCGGCACGGTGACGGGCGGCCTCGGCAGCGGTGGCGGCACCGGCCGCCTGACCCTGGAGCCCGACGGCACGGGGGGCACGCGGATCGCCTACGTCTACGAGGCGGCGGTGGGCGGCAAGGTCGCGGCGGTGGGCGGACGCCTCCTCGACGGGGCCGCGCGGGTGATCATCGGCGGGTTCTTCACGGCCCTCGCTCGGCGGGCCGGCGGGTCCGGCGTGCGCGGGCGCCGCCTTCCGGCCGCCCTGCGGTGGCTCCTCGCGCGCCTGGGAGTGTCCGCATGA
- a CDS encoding FAD binding domain-containing protein: MKPAPFAYLRATSLDDALEALHQHGPEARIIAGGQSLMPMLNMRLTKPAVLVDVMRIPALKEPRPDKGALVIPAGVRQAILLDRPGLARDLPLLAVALPWVGHIQTRARGTLCGSVAHADPSAEIPLCLVALQGEIHLRSRRKVRRVAAEDFFTGMMVTDRADDEMIEAIAYPLRREGTGTAFAEVGRRHGDYAIVACAAVVDGTRMRLAVGGVADRPTARDFPHLDGSALDDALNAFAWDLGAGDDLHGTARYRRELVRSLGRRVLEQAVKVARGDTHQEAVPCHS; the protein is encoded by the coding sequence ATGAAGCCCGCGCCCTTCGCCTATCTGCGCGCCACGTCCCTGGACGACGCCTTGGAAGCCTTGCACCAGCACGGCCCCGAGGCCCGGATCATCGCGGGCGGCCAGTCCCTGATGCCGATGCTCAACATGCGGCTCACGAAGCCCGCCGTGCTCGTCGACGTGATGCGCATCCCCGCCCTCAAGGAGCCCCGCCCCGACAAGGGCGCCCTCGTCATTCCGGCGGGCGTGCGGCAGGCGATCCTGCTCGACCGGCCGGGTCTCGCCCGGGACCTGCCGCTGCTGGCTGTTGCCCTGCCGTGGGTCGGGCACATCCAGACCCGGGCACGGGGGACGCTGTGCGGCTCCGTCGCCCATGCCGATCCGAGCGCGGAAATCCCCCTCTGCCTCGTGGCGCTCCAGGGCGAGATTCACCTGCGCAGCCGCCGGAAGGTCCGGCGCGTGGCGGCCGAGGACTTCTTCACCGGCATGATGGTCACCGACCGGGCCGACGACGAGATGATCGAAGCCATCGCCTATCCCCTGCGCCGGGAGGGCACCGGCACGGCCTTCGCCGAGGTGGGGCGTCGGCACGGCGACTACGCCATCGTCGCCTGCGCCGCCGTGGTGGACGGCACCCGGATGCGGCTCGCGGTCGGCGGCGTCGCCGACCGGCCCACCGCCCGCGACTTCCCCCACCTCGACGGGTCGGCGCTCGACGATGCCCTCAACGCCTTCGCCTGGGACCTCGGCGCGGGGGACGATCTCCACGGCACCGCCCGCTACCGCCGCGAGCTCGTGCGCAGCCTCGGCCGCCGGGTGCTGGAACAGGCCGTCAAGGTCGCCCGCGGCGACACCCATCAGGAGGCCGTGCCATGCCACAGCTAG
- a CDS encoding (2Fe-2S)-binding protein codes for MPQLDAKGRHTVAFTLNGRETTVEVETRTLLTDALRHGLGATGTHVGCEHGVCGACTVSIDGVPARACLTLAVGVEGCAVRTVEGLAPEPGRLGVLQAAFRRRHALQCGFCTAGILMSLDAYLAFRPNPSRREITEVIGGHLCRCTGYAPIIEAALEAAAELRGDIPAPSSPEAAHA; via the coding sequence ATGCCACAGCTAGACGCGAAGGGCCGTCACACGGTGGCCTTTACCCTCAACGGGCGCGAGACCACGGTCGAGGTCGAGACCCGCACCCTGCTGACCGACGCCCTGCGCCACGGGCTCGGGGCCACGGGCACGCATGTCGGCTGCGAGCACGGCGTCTGCGGCGCCTGCACGGTGTCCATCGACGGGGTTCCCGCCCGGGCCTGCCTGACGCTCGCCGTGGGGGTCGAGGGCTGCGCCGTGCGGACCGTCGAGGGTCTGGCTCCGGAGCCCGGCCGCCTCGGGGTGCTGCAGGCGGCGTTCCGGCGGCGGCACGCCCTGCAATGCGGCTTCTGCACCGCCGGCATCCTGATGTCGCTCGACGCCTATCTCGCCTTCCGGCCGAACCCCTCGCGCCGGGAGATCACGGAAGTGATCGGCGGCCATCTCTGCCGCTGCACCGGCTACGCGCCGATCATCGAGGCCGCCCTGGAGGCGGCTGCGGAACTCAGGGGCGACATCCCGGCCCCGTCATCCCCGGAGGCCGCCCATGCTTGA
- a CDS encoding AMP-binding protein, with amino-acid sequence MLDLGTSFLASVSRDPRALALVDGETRLSYAEWFGVISATVAGLDRLGLKPGDHLVTVLQNRQEAATLHWACQFAGIVITPINWRAKAEEIDYAVENAQARAIAYEPVSAGSLRDSAASQRIPRIAVGTPPGPGETAFADLAATEGPPVTPRADAEAISLMLYTSGTTAKPKGVPRRHRAERAAAVAHVAQNLYGRGERTLGVMPLYHTMGVRSLLAMSLIGGTFVCLPRFDVAGALRLIAAERITNLYLVPTLYHDLVHHRDFPATDTTSVRKLGFAGAPMTDGLLARLTEAFRPDLFVNHYGSSEVYTFTINHEAAVKPGSAGRAGLNTMVRVVPMGGDPGRTAAPGEEGEIAVIAKGDEAFEGYWHRPEADAKAFRDGWYFTGDTGFADADGDLYVTGRVDDMIITGGENVSPVEIESRLSLHPAVSEVAVVGLPDERWGRIVAAFIKRSGSTDEAALDAHCRAGGLPSHKLPRRYVFVDEIPKSPVGKLLRRQLVAGEYVLEGGAEPHAEGHEAA; translated from the coding sequence ATGCTTGATCTCGGCACCAGCTTCCTTGCGAGCGTCTCCCGCGATCCCCGCGCCCTGGCCCTCGTCGACGGGGAGACCCGGCTGAGCTACGCGGAGTGGTTCGGGGTCATCTCCGCAACCGTGGCCGGGCTCGACCGGCTCGGGCTGAAGCCCGGCGACCACCTCGTCACGGTCCTCCAGAACCGGCAAGAGGCGGCGACCCTCCACTGGGCCTGCCAGTTCGCGGGCATCGTGATCACGCCGATCAACTGGCGGGCCAAGGCCGAGGAGATCGATTACGCGGTCGAGAACGCGCAGGCCCGCGCCATCGCCTACGAACCGGTCTCGGCCGGGAGCCTGCGAGACAGCGCGGCGTCGCAGCGAATCCCGCGCATCGCCGTCGGCACGCCACCCGGCCCCGGCGAGACGGCCTTCGCCGACCTCGCCGCCACCGAGGGGCCTCCGGTGACGCCCCGGGCCGACGCGGAGGCGATCTCGCTGATGCTCTACACCTCCGGCACCACCGCCAAGCCCAAGGGGGTCCCGCGGCGACACCGGGCGGAGCGCGCGGCGGCCGTGGCCCATGTGGCGCAAAACCTCTACGGGCGCGGCGAGCGCACCCTCGGCGTGATGCCGCTCTATCACACGATGGGGGTGCGCTCGCTCCTCGCCATGTCGCTGATCGGCGGGACCTTCGTCTGCCTCCCCCGGTTCGACGTGGCCGGCGCGCTGCGGCTGATCGCGGCCGAGCGGATCACCAACCTCTACCTCGTGCCGACCCTCTATCACGACCTCGTGCACCATCGGGATTTCCCGGCGACCGACACGACCTCCGTGCGCAAGCTCGGCTTCGCCGGAGCGCCGATGACGGACGGCCTGCTCGCCCGCCTGACCGAGGCGTTCCGGCCGGATCTGTTCGTCAATCATTACGGCTCGTCGGAGGTCTACACCTTTACGATCAACCACGAGGCGGCGGTGAAACCCGGTTCGGCCGGGCGGGCGGGCCTCAACACGATGGTGCGCGTCGTACCCATGGGGGGCGACCCAGGCCGAACCGCCGCGCCGGGCGAGGAGGGCGAGATCGCCGTCATCGCCAAGGGCGACGAAGCCTTCGAGGGCTACTGGCATCGCCCCGAAGCCGACGCGAAGGCCTTTCGTGATGGCTGGTACTTCACCGGCGATACCGGCTTCGCCGACGCCGATGGCGACCTCTACGTCACCGGCCGGGTGGACGACATGATCATCACCGGGGGCGAGAACGTTTCGCCCGTCGAGATCGAGAGCCGCCTCTCCTTGCATCCGGCCGTGTCCGAAGTCGCCGTTGTGGGCCTGCCCGACGAGCGCTGGGGTCGGATCGTCGCGGCCTTCATCAAGCGGAGCGGCAGCACCGACGAAGCGGCGCTCGATGCCCATTGCCGGGCGGGCGGCCTGCCGAGTCACAAGCTGCCGCGCCGGTACGTCTTCGTGGACGAGATCCCGAAATCGCCGGTCGGCAAGCTGCTGCGCCGCCAACTCGTGGCCGGCGAGTACGTCCTGGAAGGCGGGGCCGAGCCCCATGCCGAAGGTCACGAGGCTGCCTGA
- a CDS encoding enoyl-CoA hydratase/isomerase family protein, translating to MTSDTHTIDPRLTNLDGFRVEIDSERERADVILARPPMNVIAMPQRDEIRKVFEALDEDPRVRVIVLRAEGEHFSSGGYIKGFLDASPEHVSKLAWNIAAPARCSKPVIAANRGYTFGVGFEISLACDFRIVSETCRYALPEQKLGQIPGSGGSARLQKIVGITRTKDIVMRSKRIPGRQALDWGIATECVPDADLEKATDALVEELRAFSPIAQRTAKKLLNDTEDASLSIAIELEGHCYSRLRQADDFREGVEAFHAKRAPRFTGS from the coding sequence ATGACGAGCGACACCCACACCATCGACCCGCGCCTGACGAACCTCGACGGGTTCCGCGTCGAGATCGACTCGGAGCGCGAGCGCGCCGACGTGATCCTGGCGCGGCCGCCCATGAACGTCATTGCGATGCCCCAGCGCGATGAGATCCGCAAGGTCTTCGAGGCGCTGGACGAGGATCCCCGCGTGCGGGTCATCGTCCTGCGGGCGGAGGGCGAGCACTTCTCGTCGGGGGGCTACATCAAGGGCTTCCTCGACGCCTCGCCCGAGCACGTTTCGAAGCTCGCCTGGAACATAGCGGCGCCGGCCCGCTGCTCGAAGCCCGTCATCGCCGCCAACCGGGGCTACACGTTCGGTGTCGGCTTCGAGATCTCGCTGGCCTGCGATTTCCGCATCGTCTCCGAGACCTGCCGCTACGCGCTTCCCGAACAGAAGCTCGGCCAGATTCCCGGCTCCGGCGGCTCGGCCCGGCTCCAGAAGATCGTCGGCATCACCCGGACCAAGGATATCGTGATGCGCTCCAAGCGCATCCCCGGGCGGCAGGCCCTCGACTGGGGCATCGCCACCGAATGCGTACCCGATGCGGACCTGGAGAAGGCCACCGACGCCCTCGTGGAGGAACTGCGCGCCTTCTCGCCCATCGCCCAGCGCACCGCCAAGAAGCTCCTCAACGACACCGAGGACGCGAGCCTGTCCATCGCCATCGAGCTCGAAGGACACTGCTACAGCCGCCTTCGTCAGGCCGACGACTTCCGCGAGGGCGTCGAGGCGTTCCACGCCAAGCGCGCGCCGCGCTTCACCGGCTCATAG
- a CDS encoding MFS transporter, whose product MQTAATFASDPPALAKPTGRQTVTAAMASLFGWGLDLFDLFILLYVAPVVGTLFFPADKPMLSLAGAYASFAVTLLIRPLGSALFGSYADRFGRRRALMVAVVGVGISTAVFGLLPTVGQIGWLATAVFLFFRLVQGIFVGGVVAASHTIGTESVPERWRGLMSGAVGGGGSAIGGLLASLVFYVVSLMAPGEAFAEWGWRLMFFSGLLTSVIGLILFRNLEESPIFKELQARKAALRAGAPAEASPIRSLFSPSNRGSFAVATLISFGGGAAYYLTSGYLPTLLKLVNGVPNATASMILIGANVAAAIGACGMGELSQHIGRKRSFLLMGVIRLLAFPALFLTMANTTSLVGVAACAFLLALIANGSYGPLLIFLNEKFPTAVRATGTGLTWNIGFALGGMLPTLVSLVADGPTQIPMVLAVITTGVTLVYLVGAFLTDETQGNLDRA is encoded by the coding sequence ATGCAGACCGCCGCCACCTTCGCATCCGATCCCCCCGCCCTCGCCAAACCCACAGGCCGGCAGACGGTGACCGCCGCCATGGCCTCGCTGTTCGGCTGGGGGCTCGATCTCTTCGACCTGTTCATCCTGCTTTACGTCGCGCCGGTCGTTGGCACGTTGTTCTTCCCGGCGGACAAGCCGATGCTGTCGCTGGCCGGCGCCTATGCGTCCTTCGCGGTCACGCTGCTGATCCGGCCCCTCGGCTCGGCCCTGTTCGGCTCCTATGCGGACCGCTTCGGCCGCCGTCGCGCCCTCATGGTGGCGGTGGTCGGCGTCGGCATATCGACCGCGGTCTTCGGTCTCCTGCCGACGGTCGGCCAGATCGGATGGCTCGCGACTGCGGTCTTCCTTTTCTTCCGCCTCGTCCAGGGCATCTTCGTCGGCGGCGTCGTCGCGGCATCCCACACGATCGGGACGGAATCCGTCCCGGAGCGGTGGCGGGGGCTGATGTCCGGGGCGGTCGGCGGTGGCGGCTCGGCCATCGGCGGCCTGCTTGCCTCCCTGGTCTTCTATGTCGTCTCGCTCATGGCGCCGGGAGAAGCCTTCGCCGAGTGGGGCTGGCGGCTGATGTTCTTCTCGGGTCTCCTGACCTCGGTGATCGGCCTGATCCTCTTCCGCAATCTCGAGGAATCCCCGATCTTCAAGGAACTGCAGGCCCGGAAGGCGGCGCTCCGGGCAGGCGCTCCGGCGGAGGCCTCACCGATCCGCTCCCTGTTCTCACCGTCCAACCGGGGAAGCTTCGCGGTCGCGACTCTCATCTCCTTCGGTGGTGGCGCAGCCTACTACCTTACGTCCGGCTACCTGCCGACCCTCCTCAAGCTCGTGAACGGCGTGCCGAACGCCACCGCCTCGATGATCCTGATCGGCGCCAACGTCGCGGCGGCGATCGGCGCCTGCGGCATGGGCGAACTGAGCCAGCATATCGGGCGCAAACGGTCGTTCCTTCTGATGGGCGTCATCCGCCTGCTCGCTTTTCCCGCCCTGTTCCTGACCATGGCGAACACGACGAGCCTCGTTGGGGTCGCGGCCTGCGCCTTCCTGCTGGCGCTCATCGCCAACGGCAGCTACGGGCCGCTGCTGATCTTCCTCAACGAAAAATTCCCGACGGCGGTGCGGGCCACGGGGACGGGCCTGACCTGGAACATCGGCTTCGCGCTGGGCGGCATGCTGCCGACGCTCGTCTCCCTTGTCGCCGACGGGCCGACGCAAATTCCGATGGTGCTGGCCGTCATCACGACCGGCGTCACCCTGGTCTATCTTGTCGGTGCCTTCCTGACCGACGAGACGCAGGGCAATCTCGACCGGGCCTGA
- a CDS encoding TIGR02444 family protein has protein sequence MTSDPLWTFACAFYGRPGVAAACLALQDEGGADVPLLLYLIWCGRTGRRLDASALAGAEARIGPWRGQVIIPLRAIRRAMRSDLMPGQGTEALRERIKLAEIEAERLALAALFEAAPVPDMPVSSGGEALALYAAYLGRTWPEAPLRVLATALEG, from the coding sequence ATGACGAGTGATCCCCTCTGGACCTTCGCCTGCGCATTCTATGGCCGGCCCGGCGTCGCCGCGGCCTGCCTCGCCCTCCAGGACGAGGGCGGCGCCGATGTGCCCCTGCTCCTGTACCTGATCTGGTGCGGGAGGACCGGACGAAGGCTAGACGCCTCGGCGCTCGCCGGAGCGGAAGCCCGGATTGGCCCCTGGCGCGGACAGGTGATTATTCCCTTACGGGCGATCCGCCGGGCGATGCGGTCTGACCTCATGCCGGGCCAGGGGACGGAGGCGCTCCGGGAGCGGATCAAGCTCGCGGAGATCGAGGCGGAGCGCCTCGCCCTCGCGGCTCTCTTCGAGGCCGCGCCGGTCCCAGATATGCCGGTGAGTTCGGGCGGCGAGGCGCTGGCCCTCTATGCCGCCTATCTCGGCCGGACCTGGCCGGAGGCACCGCTGCGGGTTCTCGCGACGGCGCTGGAGGGCTGA
- a CDS encoding UbiX family flavin prenyltransferase, with protein MTPLPLVVGISGASGVIYGIRLLEILRDLAIPAHLVMSRSAEVTLAHETDLKVADVRALAAKTYAQGDIGASIASGSFRTRGMVVAPCSMRSQAEIATGVTSGLLTRAADVTLKERRRLVLMVRETPLHTGHLRTMTALSEMGAIIAPPVPAFYARPESLAEMVDHTIGRVLDLFDIDAPGVRRWRSGEG; from the coding sequence ATGACACCGCTGCCCCTCGTGGTCGGCATCTCGGGTGCTTCGGGTGTGATCTATGGGATCCGTCTCCTGGAAATCCTGCGCGACCTCGCGATCCCGGCCCATCTCGTGATGTCGCGCTCGGCCGAGGTGACGCTGGCCCATGAGACCGACCTCAAGGTCGCCGACGTCCGCGCCCTGGCCGCCAAGACCTACGCCCAGGGGGACATCGGCGCCTCAATCGCCTCCGGCTCCTTCCGGACCCGCGGCATGGTCGTGGCTCCCTGCTCCATGCGGAGCCAGGCCGAGATCGCGACCGGCGTCACATCCGGCCTGCTGACGCGGGCCGCCGACGTGACCCTGAAGGAGCGCCGCCGCCTCGTCCTGATGGTGCGGGAGACTCCCCTCCACACCGGCCACCTCCGCACCATGACGGCGCTCTCGGAAATGGGGGCGATCATCGCCCCTCCGGTTCCGGCCTTCTACGCGCGTCCGGAGAGCCTCGCCGAAATGGTGGACCATACGATCGGGCGGGTTCTCGACCTGTTCGACATCGATGCACCCGGCGTCCGGCGTTGGCGGAGCGGAGAAGGCTGA